The following coding sequences are from one Topomyia yanbarensis strain Yona2022 unplaced genomic scaffold, ASM3024719v1 HiC_scaffold_330, whole genome shotgun sequence window:
- the LOC131695295 gene encoding uncharacterized protein LOC131695295 encodes MQQPIVLKSMLNPFRIPNKFRNGFTGHLADVATLVYPKTQEKKLLAERIIEAFPQLARPASRGAPAEHNGQSKGTHSGYIEQRICNIRKEVPKENRKFNRNSQNTTSDIVSDDIVAAADLCSALDASFLNSRQISILMKTTFVIHSNLLKQKASVSQIFLQFPHFKSYHGLMVQQAFNRINQIQSMDTNIRRLLSKGLLLNRNAFTDVEDDYIRGSLILMKEMVVRGAKRAKEDASLSTDEIFAAPLVRWINVDKQHIHLTAGIYPPHIACFGKTKGRGIYFVVLEREAIDCGDCSIQALDVFFKSFAVFGVKVPVFVYPLYEIFKIKIHKLATHSARNTVNNVLKALDNAERAEELNQHTT; translated from the exons atgcaacaaccgattgtgCTGAAATCTAtgctgaatccattcagaattccgaacAAGTTCCGGAATGGGTTTACGGGGCACTTGGCTGATGTGGCGACGCTAGT TTACCCAAAAACACAAGAAAAGAAGCTACTTGCAGAGCGTATTATTGAAGCGTTCCCGCAATTAGCTCGGCCTGCTTCGCGCGGAGCGCCAGCTGAA CACAACGGGCAGTCCAAGGGGACTCATAGTGGATATATTGAGCAGCGTATCTGCAATATACGGAAGGAAGTTCCGAAAGAGAATCGGAAGTTCAACCGCAATTCGCAGAACACAACCTCAGACATTGTGTCTGACGATATAGTGGCGGCTGCAGATCTTTGCTCTGCACTTGATGCATCATTCTTAAACTCGCGACAGATTTCAATTCTAATGAAGACAACTTTTGTgattcacagtaatttattgaaacaaaaAGCTTCCGTATCTCaaatatttcttcaatttcCACACTTCAAATCGTACCATGGATTAATG GTTCAACAAGCATTCAATAGAATAAATCAGATTCAAAGCATGGATACTAATATAAGAAGACTGTTATCAAAAGGGCTGTTATTGAATCGCAACGCATTCACTGATGTCGAGGATG ATTATATACGCGGATCATTGATTCTTATGAAAGAAATGGTAGTACGAGGCGCTAAACGAGCGAAAGAAGATGCAAGTTTGTCTACAGATGAAATCTTCGCAGCACCGCTTGTTCGCTGGATTAAT GTAGACAAGCAACACATACACCTCACGGCCGGTATATACCCACCGCATATCGCTTGCTTCGGGAAGACAAAAGGAAGAGGAATATACTTCGTAGTTCTTGAGAGAGAAGCGATAGACTGCGGAGATTGCTCAATACAAGCTTTAGATGTGTTTTTTAAATCATTCGCTGTTTTCGGAGTTAAAGTGCCGGTTTTTGTGTATCCGCTTtacgaaatatttaaaattaagatTCATAAATTGGCCACACATAGTGCACGCAACACAGTTAATAACGTGTTAAAAGCATTGGACAACGCTGAACGGGCAGAAGAGCTTAACCAACACACAACATGA